One Rubripirellula reticaptiva genomic region harbors:
- a CDS encoding DUF6793 family protein, protein MPLFEIETESHIIITWAEEENDARAVVADAYPQDDLLRITKRPRDTWVISKGVLGLTTMKADPCVVARDCLSRSAGDKVNAIRLYRMETGSDLENARKAIESNMVMGW, encoded by the coding sequence ATGCCATTGTTTGAAATCGAAACCGAGTCCCACATCATCATCACTTGGGCCGAGGAAGAAAATGACGCTCGGGCTGTGGTTGCCGACGCTTATCCGCAGGACGATTTGCTGCGGATCACCAAACGGCCTCGCGATACTTGGGTGATCAGCAAAGGCGTGCTTGGTTTGACAACGATGAAAGCCGATCCGTGCGTGGTTGCGCGCGATTGCTTGAGCCGATCGGCCGGAGACAAAGTCAACGCCATCCGCCTGTACCGCATGGAAACGGGCAGCGACCTGGAAAACGCTCGCAAGGCGATCGAGTCCAACATGGTCATGGGCTGGTGA